The genomic window AAAAGCGGTTCCCGTGGTGCCGCCGGTATTGGGGCTCTGCACGCGGATTCGGCCTCCGAGGTTGCGAAGGATGTGCCGGCAGATGGCCAATCCCAATCCCGTGCTTCCCCAGTTGTCGCTCCGGTGCTTTTCGACCCGGTAGAAGCGTTCGAAAATCCGCTGCTGATGCGCTCCGGGAATCCCCGGTCCTTCATCTCGAACCATGAGGGTCACCTTCTCCCGGCGGGCTTCATGCGAAACCGTGACAGCCTCCCCTTCGGGGCTGTACCGAATGGCATTCTCCAACAGGTTGCGAAAGACCTGCACCAGTTGGTCGAAATCGGCACACACCCAGACCCCGCCTTCCGGCAGGGTGCTTTCGAGTCGCACTCGTTTGCTTTCGGCCTGGTGCGCACACGCCTTCCATGCGGCCGTCAATGCGTTCGCCGCATTTACGGGAACCGCGTTGGGGGGCTTTTGCTGTGCCTCGAGCCGGGCAAGCTGGAGCAGGTCCTCCACTATCTTGACCACGTGGTTCGTGTTTTTCAAAACGATCTGCAGAAAGGAGGAAAGCATGTGCGGATCGACCCGGTCTTCGGCGAGGAGGGTTTCCGTGTAGCCCTTGATGGAAGTCAGCGGAGTTCTCAGTTCGTGGGAGACGTTCGCCACGAAATCCTGCCGGACCTTTTCCAGCCGTTTCAGCTCGCTGATATCGTGGAACACGACGACCGCTCCGGCACCCGTCTGGCTGTCCGCTATCCCGACGATGTTCACGTCATAGGTGCGCTCCTGTCCGAGGGTGATCTGCAGGCTGAAGGGCGCACCCTCCGAATCCGACGTCGAGGCCATGATACGATCGCATGATTCCTGCAACTCCACGTTGACGATGACTTCCAGGGGACGGCGACCCGCAACGGCGGAATCGCCGGGCACCAGCCCGGAAAAGCTCCGGTTGGTGGTTCGGATCCTTCCCCGCGTATCGAGCACCATCACCCCTTCCTGCATTGCGTCGAATACCGCTTCCAGCTGCTGCTTTTGCTCCGTGATGGTTCTTACGTGATTCTCGATACTTTCCGCCATCCGGTTGATGGACTGGGTGAGGGGATAGAATTCCTGGCCCGGACTGGAATGAATGCGCGTTCTGTAATCCTTAGTGGCGATGGCTTCCGCGGTATGGATCATGGCCCTGAGCGGCTCGTTCAATCGACGGACCAGGAAGTAACTCAACCCGGCGGTCGCGATGGAAACCAGAGCAAGGAACAGGAGGAGGCTGTTTTTCAGCCGGTCCAAAGGTTCTCTGATTTTGGACAGTGGGGTGGCCAGGCGCAGGACTCCGGGGGGAATCGTTCCCCTTCCCTCGACGGTCCTTGCGACATGCAGCAGCTCGGTTTGAGTCGTCCGGCTGAACCGCGTGACGACCGCCACCTCCCGGTCGCGGGCCTCGATGATCTCCGGGCGGCCGGCATGGTTGTCCATATTGGGAATGTCCGCGCGGGGCACCACCGAATCCGCGATGACTCTGCCCCCCTCGGCAACGTAGGTGAGCCGCAGTCCAAGCTGTCCGCCGATTTCGACGATCCGGTCCTGCAGGTCCTCCACGGTCCGGATTTCCTTTTCTCGGTCCAGGAACCACCGGGCGAGGCCGAGCTGTTGAATGGCCGCCTTCGTGGTCTCGTCCATCGTCTCCCGGGTCAGAATGCGAAAGTAGTACCAGGGCGGCAGCAGCAGCGCCAACAGCAGCACCATCCAGAAGGAGAGCAGGACGCGGGTTCTCCAGGTATAATTGCGTTGCATCGGTTCAGCCTCGAAAACGGTATCCGACGCCGCGCACGGTTTCCACCCGGTCCGCATGGGGGCCGAGTTTCCGGCGCAAGCGCCGCACATGAGTATCGACCGTCCGGGCATAGCCCTCGAACTGATATGCCCATACCCGGTCAAGCAGTTGGTCTCTTGTCAATACCTTCCCGGGAGTGCGGACGAATTCGGCCAGAAGCTTGAATTCCGTGGCCGTGAGCGGTGTTTCCGCACCGTCCACGGTGAGCTTGTGGCCTTCGAAATCCACGCTCAGGCCTTCGGAGCGCCAGATTCTTTCCTCTGTGGCGTCCGTCGCAGACCGGCGCAGAATCGCCCGAATCCGCAGGATCAATTCGCGGGGGCTGAAGGGCTTCACCACGTAATCGTCCGCTCCGAGCTCCAGCCCGACAATGCGGTCCACTTCCTCGCCCCGCGCCGTGAGCATGATCACGGGGATGCCCCTGGTTTCCGCGCCCCGCTTCAGTTCCTTGCAGACCTCGAATCCGTCGATGCCGGGAATCATCAGGTCCAGAACGACGAGATCGGGCGGATGCCGCCTCACCATTTCCAGGGCGGTATTCCCGTCCATCGCCTTCACCACGTCGAAGCCTGCAGCCTCGATGTTGTATGCCAGCAGATGAAGGATGTCCGAATCGTCCTCCACGATAAGGATGCGTGCCTTGGGCATCGGGACCCTCCACGTTCGAGTCGACTCAAATTAATCATGCATTTATGACGTCAAGATGACCCTTTTGTTACAACCGTGTGACATTCGCCATTACACCGGCGCGGCCTTCGCAGCGGCAATCGCCTCATGCCCGATCCTCCTCCCGGTTCCGCCCGCCCGGTTCACTCATTTTCCGCACGTCCGACACGACGGCGTAACAATGGGATTCTACAATCTCACCACAAAGACGGTTGCCCGCCCAAATTCCCTTCCGCCGGAAGCGGGCGCGCGGGGTCGTGACTTTCGGGAAGAACAATCTCCCGAAGCATGGCCTGGCGGAAGGCGGGATTCTCCGCGCCTTCTCCGATGGTAGTCCCTGGAGCGGCAACCGGAGAAACAGCTTACGGAAATTCCTTGAATCGACACCGATTCAGGAGGGAGCGAGGATCATGGACAAAGAGTTGTCGGTGTACTTCCACGATATTCTGATCAAGCGCCTGATGGAGGTTTTCCCGGCCATGCGCGGAAGGTTGCTCAAGATGGCCGGCATGGGAACCGTTCACGACCCCATGGACGAGGTGGACCGAACCTCCATAAGAACCGAGCAGGAATTCCTGCTGCACATGCATTGCCGCAACGAGCGGCTGGTCCAGGAAATTCTCAACGGTCTGCAACGCATCAGGACGGGTGATTTCGGCGTTTGCGAAGAATGCGGCAAGGACATCGAACTGAACCGGCTGAAGGCACATCCGTCGGCCACTCAGTGCATCAAGTGCAAGAAGGCGGCGGAGCGGAAGGCTCGATTCAAAGCCGCCTGAATGCGGGCCGCCCCGTTCACTCAGGAGGAAAGCCGGGGGAAATCGGAATGGCCGGGATTCCCGGAGCGGGTTGCGCCGCCGTGGGAATGATCCGGAAGACGTCAACCCATACGAGGAGGAATATGGTGCAACGCTTCAAAAACGTAGCTCTGGTGGCTCACGACAATCGCAAGGGAGACCTGATCGAGTGGGTGCAATGGAACTGGGGAACCCTGATCGAACACCGGATCATCGCCACGGGGACCACCGGAAGGATGGTTGAAAACGCCATCCGAATCAAATTGGAGGAACAGGGCGGTGACCCCGAGCGCTTCGAGGTCGTCAAGCTGAAGTCCGGCCCGCTGGGTGGAGATCAGCAGTTGGGAGCGTTGATCGCCGAGGGACGCATCGATTTCATGATCTTCTTCTGGGACCCGATGCAGCCGCACCCCCATGACGTCGATGTGAAGGCGCTGCTGAGGATTGCGGTCGTCTACAATATTCCCATCGCCTGCAACCGCTCCACCGCCGACTTCCTGATCTCTTCGCCGTTGATGAGGGAAGCGTATTGCGCCGTTTCGATCGATTACGCGGAACACCACCGGGAGCCCGGCGGATGCGGATGGCGCTGAGACGTCGATGACCGGCCCGCGCCCCGGGAGAGCAACGGGGGCATCCGCGCCGCTTTTGAAGACAGTCGGGGCCAATTCCTTCACCGTCGGGGGAGAGGAACACTTCGCCAATGTCCCGCTGAGGCGTCATCCGAAACGGTGCATGGCGTCCTTAGCCGCTTTGACCAGGCGGTGCATGTCCTCGGGAAAAACGTGCCCTATTGTCCCGATGCGGAAGGTGTCCGCCTCCGACACCTTGCCCGGATAGATCACGAATCCCCTGGACTTCAGCTCTTGATACAGGCTGTTGAAGTTGAAGCCGGGGCGGCCCGGGGTGAGGAAGGAGGTGATGATCGGAGACTGCAGGGCTTCGGGCAGCAGACACTCAAATCCCAGAGCCCGCATGCCCGCGGTCAGTATACGCCGGTTCTCCCGGTAGCGTGCGTTGCGGCACGCCACGCCCCCCTCGTCGTCCAGTTCGTTCAGTGCCTGTGCGAAGGCTCTCACGACGTGCGTGGGCGAGGTGAAACGCCATTTTCCCCCCTTCGTTTCCATTTCCTTCCATTGCTGGAAGAGGTCCAGGCTCAAAGAGCGTGAGCGCCCCGCGCATTGTTCGAGTTCCGAGCGGCGCGCGATCACGAAGCCGAACCCGGGAACCCCCTGGATGCACTTGTTGGCGCTGGAAATGAGAAAGTCGGCGCCCAGAGTCGCGATATCCATGGGTATCCCCCCGAAGCTGCTCATCGCGTCCACGATGAAGACCCTGCCGAGGGACTTGACCGCCCGGCCGATTTCCTCGACGGGGTTGAGCATCCCCGTCGTGGTTTCACAGTGCACCACGGCAACATGAGTGATCGCGGGATCGGATTCGATGGTGTCCCTCACCCTGTCCGGATCCGGACGACCTGTTTCGCCGAAGTCGAGCTTCGCGGAGCGCATCCCGAGGTATCCGGCAATCAAAGCCATGCGATCCCCGTAATGCCCGTTTGAGATCACCAGCAGCTTGCCGTCATGCGGGAGCGCCGTACCGAGGGCGGCTTCAACCGCAAAAGTGCCGCTGCCCTGCATGAGAACGGATGTGTAGCCGGCTCCGGCCGTCGCCAGGGCAACAAGGCGCTCTCGAATGTCCTGCACAATAGCGTTGTAATCCCGGTCCCAGGTGCACCAATCCCTCATCATCACGGCCTTGACCGTCGGAGATGTCGACAGCGGGCCGGGGGTGAGAAGGATGTACGGGTTTTCGGGAAAAGACCGTGGAGCCATGAATTCTCTCCCTCGAGTTCAGACCGGTTATGCGAGGCGTTCTTCGGACTGCGCCGAACCGGTACAGGTTCCGGATTTCGTGCCCGATGAGCGACTCGCGGGCATCCAACGGCCTCAGGGAACTTCGCCCTGAGACAATAAATCGTTGATTTCCTCGATAATTTCCGGGCAGCGTCCGATGTGCTCCACAACGAAATGAGCCCCGGCCTCCAGGAAACGCGACTCGACAAGGGCCAGCCTGTTTCTCAGGTCGTCGGCCGGGAGCGCGTCCAACTCGGCTTCGGTAAGCCCCAGGTCGCTTCCCGACTTGGAGACCCCGATGGTCCACATGCCGGCGTTCAGACCTTCCCGGATGTCGCTCACCGTATCCCCGATCTTGACCACGGCCTCCAGGGGATAAACCTCGAGATCGATCGCATTCCGGTAGCACATGAAGGGAAACGGCCGGCCCCTGGGAACATCCGAGGAGCACACCACCGAATCGGGCCGATATCCCCTCTTCTCGGCGCGGGGAAGGAGAACCTCCATCATCGGCGTGGTGTAACCGGTTGAGGTGCCGATCTTGATGCCGTTCCCCCTGAAATACCCGATGGCCGGCAGAAGCCCGGGGATGAGCTCCGCGTGGTCGGCAACGCTCAACACCATCAACGGGACCGTGTCCCCGTATACCAGGCGAACGTCGTCTTCGTTCGGAATGCGCCCGAACAACTCCCGCCACCGTTCCGACACCGAAGGAAGGCCGCACAGAGCACGCACATGGTCCATTTTCATCAGCCCCATGGGGCCCCGCACCTCGGAGGCGGAGATCTCCACGCCGCGCAGGGCAAAAGCCTCGATGAACGCCGTCACCGGCGCCATGCAGCCGAAATCCACCGTCGTTCCGGCCCAATCCAGGACCACGGCCTTGACCGGGCCCGTGTAAGGTTTGTTCCTGACAAAGATCTCCATCGTTTCTCTCCTTTGCTCCAGGATATGCGTCAGTGCGCGATCCACGCTTGAGTCTTCCGTTCCACGGCCGTCTCAAGGAGTTTGTGCCCGCCCCGGGCGAGAATGCTTATGCCCACGATGAGCATCGACATTGCCGCGGCGGAGGCCGTGTCGCCTGCGTCATCCATGTTTGCGACGGCCACTGAAGCCAGGGGAACATCGGGTGTGTAGAGAAAAATCACCGCCGACACGGTGGCCATGGAATTGACGAAGGTGTAGATGACGATCTCGAGAAGGGCGGGGAGGCACACCGGCACGGTCACCCTCAGGAATGTCCGGTAAAAGGGAACGCCCAGCGACTCCGACACCGTTTCGAATTCCTTGTCCAGTTGTTTGAGCGCCGCAGTGGCGGTCAGAAAGCTCACCGTGTGAAAGTGGACGATATTGCTGAGAACCGGTAGCGCCATCGTCCCGTACAGGAAATTGAACGGATTGGGTATGCCTACTCCGAAGAAACCGAGGGTGGGGGAGTTGAAAAACAGGATGTAGCCCAACCCGATCACCATGCCGGGCAAAGCGAGCGGCAGCATGCAGAACAGGTAGGCGACGTGTCTGACAAATCGCATCCCGTTGGTTTTTTCGATGAGATATGCCGATCCGAAGGTGACCGCCGCTCCGGCCGCGGCGGAATAAAGGCTCATGCGTATGCTGTTCCCGAGCGCCGCGTATCCGCCCCCCGCCACCCGGTCGAAGTCGTAGTTCCAGAGCCCGAGCGTGAGCTGATACGGCCAGGCTTTCACGAGCGAAGCAAGCAGCGCCGTGAGGTAGAACCCGGCAATGAAAAGCGCGATGGAACCGCAGAACAGCGTGGAGAGGGTATCCACAAGAGGGTTTGGATCGGGCGTGAGGGGCACGGAGCGCGAAGTGATCGCGGAACACTGTTTGTGCCGGCACAGGCGGTCGGCAATGAACGCCAATACGGTCGGTATCAGCAGAACCGAACCCACCACGGCGCCCATGGTGAAATCGTGCCGGCCGATGACCTGCTTGTAGATGTCCGTTGCAAGGACGTTGTATTGTCCGCCGATGACCTTGGGGGCGCCGAAATCGGTAAACGCGAGGATAAAGGAAACGAAGAGGGTGCTGATGCACCCATAGCGTATCCCGGGGATGGTGATCGTCAGAAAGGTCTTGACCCTCGAGGCTCCCAGGCAGGCGGAGGCTTCGTAGAGGCGCGCATCCGCCAGGCGAAGCGCGACGGACAGGATGAGCACTGCCTGGGGAAAAGTATAGAGCACTTCCGCGATGACGATCCCCACGGGACCGTAGAGGTCGATGTCGATGCCGGGGAGGAGCCCGAAGAATCCCCCCGTCACGATCCCCTTCTTTCCGAACAGGTAGACCAGGGCGATGCCGTTGAGCAGCGTGGGCGAAAAGAGCGGCGTCATGGCCATGCCCAGGAAAAAGCCTTTTGCGGGCATGCGGGTTCTCGTCAGGGCGAAGGCGTAGGCCAGGCCGAGGCCCCCCGATATGAGCGTAGTCGCGACGGATACGAAGAGGCTGTTGTAAAGCGAAGCGGCAAGCGCCGGCGTGCCGAAGTAGTGAACGAAATTCCTCAGGCCAGCGAAGTTGCCCGCATGGTCGTACAGACTCCTTCCGAGCAGGAGAAACACCGGCCAGACAACCGCCAGGGTGAGCCAGGCGCAGACGGCCAGGACGAGCATTCCTCGAAGCAGGGCAGGACCGTCCGCAAACCGTAGCACGCCGGTCTTTCCTCCGGCCACGCCGGCTCTGGCGTCTGTCTCCGGCATACACGGGTCCTCGGAAGTCGGACAAGCAGAGCATTCCCGCAGCATCTTCAAGCCACGTAAGCGATCAGCCGATCCACCGGAATACCGATGTTGACGGGCATGTTTTCATGGATCCCCAGGCGCCTGATTTTCCGGGTGGGGACATCCGCTTCCAGGGTGGAACATCCTCCCTCGACCCCGAGGCTCAAAGTGACCCGGTAGCTGGCCCCACGATATTCCATTCCCCGGACAAGCGCCGGCAGAGCGTTTTCCCGGGAACCGCCGCTCCCGTTGAGGACGATGTCTTCCGGCCTTACTGCGAGGATGGCCCGTGTCCCTTGAGGAACCAATCCCGAATCGTCGGCCGCCAGGCTGAGATCTCCTTTCCGGAAGATCCCCGGCGCCTCCTTGACGAGGTCGCGGATAAAGTTCATCGACCCGATGAACGAGGCCACGAAAGGGCTGGCCGGCAGGTCGTACACCTCGTCGGGAGTTCCGGTCTGCAGAAGGCGCCCCTGGTCCATCACCAGGATTCTGTCCGCCATGGCCAGCGCTTCCTCCTGGTCGTGGGTGACCATGAGCGTTGTGATGCCCAGGTGCTTCTGCAGCTGCCTGATCTCCGCGCGAAGCCGGGAACGCACCTTCGCATCGAGCGCCGACAGCGGTTCGTCCAGGAGCAGCAGCGCGGGGGCTCCGGCGATGGCCCGCGCCAGCGCAACCCTCTGCTGCTGGCCCCCGGAAAGCTGCGCGGGGTACTTGTGCCCCGAGCCGACGAGACCTACCATGTCGAGCAGCTCCGTCACTCGCCTTCTCACGCGATCCCTGTCGCAAAACCGCGGAGTCAAACCGTACGCGATGTTCTGCTCCGCGGTCAGGTTCGGGAAAAGCGCGTAGGATTGAAATACGATGCCCACGTTGCGCTTCGAGACCGGGAGTCCGGAAACGTCCCTGCCCGCAATGACGACGGTGCCCCGATCCGGCTTTTCCAGCCCGGCCGCCACCCTCAGCAAAGTGGTTTTGCCGCAGCCGCTGGGTCCGAGAATCGACAGGAACTCACCGGCTTCGGCGTCGAACGAGACGTCCTCGAGCGCCGTGAAACGGTTGAAGCTCATCGTCACATTTCGCAGCTCAAGGTAGCGGCTTCCCGCCACCGGCTCATTCATGATCATCTGCTCACCTCCGGCCGGTCCGAGGACACTCTCCGGACCGATCCCATCCGTCGCCGAGACGACGTTACTTTCGGGCTTCGCTTTTGCCGTCGTATCGCCTGGTCCATTCCGTCAGTATGGCGTCTCGATTTTTCGCCGCCCACGCAAGGTCGTTTTTCACAAGCTGCTTGAACGGATCGGACGGATATCCCTCGGGAACCGGCTCCCCGGTCGGATATGCCGTAACGGGATAGACCCTGGCGTACATCTTCATCACTTCAGGGCTCAGAGCCCAATCCAGGAATTTCTTCGCGGATTCCTTGACCGGAGTCTTTTTCACGAGAGCGTTGGCTTCGACGTCCCAGCCGCAGCCTTCGCTCGGGAAGACCGTTTCAACAGGTTCACCCTTTTTCTTTTGGATGATGCCGCGGTAGCCGAACGAAATACCGATGGGGTACTCACCCGCCCCGGCCATCTTGCAGGGCTTGGAACCGGAATGCGTGTATTGCGCGATGTTCTCGTGCAATTTGTCCAGGTATTCCCAGCCCTGCCTCTCGCCCATCATCTGCAGAATCGCCGAGACGGTAAGGAAACCCGTGCCGGAAGACGCCGGGTTGGGCATGACGATTTTACCTTTGTACAAGGGCTTTGCCAGGTCGGCGAGGGATTTCGGAATCGGCAGATTCTGCGATTTCGCTTCCACGGTATTCACGCAAAAGCCCGTTTCCCATGCCTTTATCCCAACCCAGCGGGGAGGTGCGGATGAGTCTTTCATACTCGGATTCACTTTATCGACATCCCCGGGGGCGTATCCTTGCAGCATCCCCGCCGCATCGCAGACCAGGAGGCTCGTGGCCGCCACGCCCCAGATCACGTCCGCCTGAGGATTGTCTTTTTCGGCCATCAGTTTGGCTGTGACAATACCGGTGGAATCCCTGACGATTTTCACGTTAACATCCGGATGCGCCTTCTTGAAGAGTTCCAGGTATGCAGGGTATTCGTCGTCTTCAAGGGCCGTGTAGACGACGAGGTCTTCGGCGTGCGCAAATGGAGCGACGAGCGCGGCGGCAAATACCGCAAGCGTTGCAGCGATGAGTCTGACGTGTTTTCCATAGCCGGGCATGGTTTCCTCCTTGGGATTCTGGCTTTTCCGGAAATTCGATCTCCAATCGTCTTAAGGCTTCGATGGCAGGGTAGACTTTGCCCGTTACGGTTTCATGACCCTCACGTGACAGTTTGCAATCGACCGGGAAATTCACCCGCGCTTCCACATCTCCGACGTCCGTTTCGTCATGCGTCGAGTCCTGCCAATAATCCCGCGCATTTTCACCCCGCCCCACAAAATTCACCCAATGGTTACATGGCGGCAACCTCTCCGTAACGAACCGCCTATACGATCGTGTGCGCAGGTCGGCGTCGCGGGGCAGGCCGCAAATCCCTCGACCCTTCCGCCAAAGGAGAAGCCCGCTGTCTCCCGCTCCCTTACGTGATCCGGGGAACCCAACGCCGCATCCTCCTCCCCCCGGTCCCGTGGGAAATGCGGGCGCTCTCAGCCCCCTCCCACCGGAAGGGAACAGGGGGATTCCCCGCGGGCCGCCGACCTTGCGGGTGGATATCAACAACGGTCCGCCATTGAACCGAACAACCATCAGAAGAGGCACGCCGTTCCATGAACGCTGTTATCGAAGACACCGATTCGCCGGCAGGCACTGTCGAAGAGCGGCAGGGATTTCGGAACACCTGTCCCGTCTGCTATTCCCATTCACTGTACCCGTTCTGCCTCTCCGGGGAAGCTCGGCAGAGGTTCCTGTGCGTCGTCTGCGGAGTGCAATTCGTCGTTTGGACGGTGGCGCAACTGAAGTCGCCGGAACCTCAATGCCCGGAGTGCGGCAGTCCAATGCAGCCGCACCACGGATATCCGAAGGGGATCCGGTTCAGGTGTTCGAGATACCCGTCCTGCCACA from Syntrophobacter fumaroxidans MPOB includes these protein-coding regions:
- a CDS encoding zinc ribbon domain-containing protein, whose translation is MNAVIEDTDSPAGTVEERQGFRNTCPVCYSHSLYPFCLSGEARQRFLCVVCGVQFVVWTVAQLKSPEPQCPECGSPMQPHHGYPKGIRFRCSRYPSCHSYLKLGKWVQ
- the phnW gene encoding 2-aminoethylphosphonate--pyruvate transaminase; its protein translation is MAPRSFPENPYILLTPGPLSTSPTVKAVMMRDWCTWDRDYNAIVQDIRERLVALATAGAGYTSVLMQGSGTFAVEAALGTALPHDGKLLVISNGHYGDRMALIAGYLGMRSAKLDFGETGRPDPDRVRDTIESDPAITHVAVVHCETTTGMLNPVEEIGRAVKSLGRVFIVDAMSSFGGIPMDIATLGADFLISSANKCIQGVPGFGFVIARRSELEQCAGRSRSLSLDLFQQWKEMETKGGKWRFTSPTHVVRAFAQALNELDDEGGVACRNARYRENRRILTAGMRALGFECLLPEALQSPIITSFLTPGRPGFNFNSLYQELKSRGFVIYPGKVSEADTFRIGTIGHVFPEDMHRLVKAAKDAMHRFG
- a CDS encoding putative 2-aminoethylphosphonate ABC transporter permease subunit, with protein sequence MPETDARAGVAGGKTGVLRFADGPALLRGMLVLAVCAWLTLAVVWPVFLLLGRSLYDHAGNFAGLRNFVHYFGTPALAASLYNSLFVSVATTLISGGLGLAYAFALTRTRMPAKGFFLGMAMTPLFSPTLLNGIALVYLFGKKGIVTGGFFGLLPGIDIDLYGPVGIVIAEVLYTFPQAVLILSVALRLADARLYEASACLGASRVKTFLTITIPGIRYGCISTLFVSFILAFTDFGAPKVIGGQYNVLATDIYKQVIGRHDFTMGAVVGSVLLIPTVLAFIADRLCRHKQCSAITSRSVPLTPDPNPLVDTLSTLFCGSIALFIAGFYLTALLASLVKAWPYQLTLGLWNYDFDRVAGGGYAALGNSIRMSLYSAAAGAAVTFGSAYLIEKTNGMRFVRHVAYLFCMLPLALPGMVIGLGYILFFNSPTLGFFGVGIPNPFNFLYGTMALPVLSNIVHFHTVSFLTATAALKQLDKEFETVSESLGVPFYRTFLRVTVPVCLPALLEIVIYTFVNSMATVSAVIFLYTPDVPLASVAVANMDDAGDTASAAAMSMLIVGISILARGGHKLLETAVERKTQAWIAH
- a CDS encoding HAMP domain-containing sensor histidine kinase, whose amino-acid sequence is MQRNYTWRTRVLLSFWMVLLLALLLPPWYYFRILTRETMDETTKAAIQQLGLARWFLDREKEIRTVEDLQDRIVEIGGQLGLRLTYVAEGGRVIADSVVPRADIPNMDNHAGRPEIIEARDREVAVVTRFSRTTQTELLHVARTVEGRGTIPPGVLRLATPLSKIREPLDRLKNSLLLFLALVSIATAGLSYFLVRRLNEPLRAMIHTAEAIATKDYRTRIHSSPGQEFYPLTQSINRMAESIENHVRTITEQKQQLEAVFDAMQEGVMVLDTRGRIRTTNRSFSGLVPGDSAVAGRRPLEVIVNVELQESCDRIMASTSDSEGAPFSLQITLGQERTYDVNIVGIADSQTGAGAVVVFHDISELKRLEKVRQDFVANVSHELRTPLTSIKGYTETLLAEDRVDPHMLSSFLQIVLKNTNHVVKIVEDLLQLARLEAQQKPPNAVPVNAANALTAAWKACAHQAESKRVRLESTLPEGGVWVCADFDQLVQVFRNLLENAIRYSPEGEAVTVSHEARREKVTLMVRDEGPGIPGAHQQRIFERFYRVEKHRSDNWGSTGLGLAICRHILRNLGGRIRVQSPNTGGTTGTAFLFTLPAVPLGAEEPGTQNDPAVTT
- a CDS encoding putative 2-aminoethylphosphonate ABC transporter ATP-binding protein, with translation MIMNEPVAGSRYLELRNVTMSFNRFTALEDVSFDAEAGEFLSILGPSGCGKTTLLRVAAGLEKPDRGTVVIAGRDVSGLPVSKRNVGIVFQSYALFPNLTAEQNIAYGLTPRFCDRDRVRRRVTELLDMVGLVGSGHKYPAQLSGGQQQRVALARAIAGAPALLLLDEPLSALDAKVRSRLRAEIRQLQKHLGITTLMVTHDQEEALAMADRILVMDQGRLLQTGTPDEVYDLPASPFVASFIGSMNFIRDLVKEAPGIFRKGDLSLAADDSGLVPQGTRAILAVRPEDIVLNGSGGSRENALPALVRGMEYRGASYRVTLSLGVEGGCSTLEADVPTRKIRRLGIHENMPVNIGIPVDRLIAYVA
- a CDS encoding putative 2-aminoethylphosphonate ABC transporter substrate-binding protein, whose product is MPGYGKHVRLIAATLAVFAAALVAPFAHAEDLVVYTALEDDEYPAYLELFKKAHPDVNVKIVRDSTGIVTAKLMAEKDNPQADVIWGVAATSLLVCDAAGMLQGYAPGDVDKVNPSMKDSSAPPRWVGIKAWETGFCVNTVEAKSQNLPIPKSLADLAKPLYKGKIVMPNPASSGTGFLTVSAILQMMGERQGWEYLDKLHENIAQYTHSGSKPCKMAGAGEYPIGISFGYRGIIQKKKGEPVETVFPSEGCGWDVEANALVKKTPVKESAKKFLDWALSPEVMKMYARVYPVTAYPTGEPVPEGYPSDPFKQLVKNDLAWAAKNRDAILTEWTRRYDGKSEARK
- a CDS encoding TraR/DksA family transcriptional regulator; translated protein: MDKELSVYFHDILIKRLMEVFPAMRGRLLKMAGMGTVHDPMDEVDRTSIRTEQEFLLHMHCRNERLVQEILNGLQRIRTGDFGVCEECGKDIELNRLKAHPSATQCIKCKKAAERKARFKAA
- a CDS encoding methylglyoxal synthase codes for the protein MVQRFKNVALVAHDNRKGDLIEWVQWNWGTLIEHRIIATGTTGRMVENAIRIKLEEQGGDPERFEVVKLKSGPLGGDQQLGALIAEGRIDFMIFFWDPMQPHPHDVDVKALLRIAVVYNIPIACNRSTADFLISSPLMREAYCAVSIDYAEHHREPGGCGWR
- the phnX gene encoding phosphonoacetaldehyde hydrolase, producing MEIFVRNKPYTGPVKAVVLDWAGTTVDFGCMAPVTAFIEAFALRGVEISASEVRGPMGLMKMDHVRALCGLPSVSERWRELFGRIPNEDDVRLVYGDTVPLMVLSVADHAELIPGLLPAIGYFRGNGIKIGTSTGYTTPMMEVLLPRAEKRGYRPDSVVCSSDVPRGRPFPFMCYRNAIDLEVYPLEAVVKIGDTVSDIREGLNAGMWTIGVSKSGSDLGLTEAELDALPADDLRNRLALVESRFLEAGAHFVVEHIGRCPEIIEEINDLLSQGEVP
- a CDS encoding response regulator, with the protein product MPKARILIVEDDSDILHLLAYNIEAAGFDVVKAMDGNTALEMVRRHPPDLVVLDLMIPGIDGFEVCKELKRGAETRGIPVIMLTARGEEVDRIVGLELGADDYVVKPFSPRELILRIRAILRRSATDATEERIWRSEGLSVDFEGHKLTVDGAETPLTATEFKLLAEFVRTPGKVLTRDQLLDRVWAYQFEGYARTVDTHVRRLRRKLGPHADRVETVRGVGYRFRG